One Gloeothece verrucosa PCC 7822 DNA window includes the following coding sequences:
- the ftsH gene encoding ATP-dependent zinc metalloprotease FtsH, whose amino-acid sequence MTIKNKWQPPRIPPLGSLILILAGVSFVAYLFWPRSASVSDIPLNPYSTFLEQVDKGEVEQARIGDEIILYKLKPSPSDLPALENVIPSNPITPQDSGNPFYSSGSRSEGTTNTQPGKILATIPLSDPQLPQFLRAKGVVFEAAPPPKYGWLTTLLAWVVPPIILVAAMQYFVYRNDDTRHSLLFNKNKAKVYLEGEADQITFADVAGAEEAKTELVEIVEFLKDPERFKRIGARIPKGVLLVGPPGTGKTLLAKAVAGEAGVTFFSISASEFVELFVGTGAARVRDLFEQAKQQAPCIIFIDELDAIGKSRASGGTSSGGNDEREQTLNQLLTEMDGFGVGEATVIVLAATNRPETLDPALLRPGRFDRQVLVDRPDLSGRLAILEIYARKIQLAEDVNLKAIATSTPGFAGADLANLVNEAALLAARRQQEKVSQQDFKEAIERVIAGLEKKSRVLSQEEKEIVAYHEVGHAIVGAVMPGGGKVEKISIVPRGMSALGYTLKLPTEDRFLMTEEEYRQQIAMLLGGRAAEEIIFGHVTNGASDDLRRATEIAERMVTTYGMSKVLGPLAYDKGNSSNFLNYGNGSNRRPVSDETAKAIDEEVKQIVEGSYQQALIILNYNRSLLNQITQQLLETEVIEGEALHNLLNQVASLQESLQNFQTHSPTVQSFV is encoded by the coding sequence ATGACGATTAAAAATAAATGGCAACCGCCTCGAATTCCACCCCTCGGCAGCTTGATCCTGATTCTGGCTGGTGTATCGTTCGTTGCCTATTTATTTTGGCCCCGTTCTGCCAGTGTTTCAGATATTCCCCTGAATCCTTACAGTACCTTTTTAGAACAAGTGGACAAAGGAGAAGTAGAACAGGCAAGAATCGGGGATGAGATCATTCTCTACAAGCTTAAGCCTTCTCCTTCTGATCTTCCAGCACTAGAAAATGTCATCCCCAGTAATCCGATCACGCCACAAGATAGCGGCAATCCTTTTTATTCATCTGGCAGTCGCTCCGAAGGCACAACCAATACTCAACCCGGCAAAATCCTAGCCACCATTCCTCTGAGTGATCCACAACTTCCCCAATTTCTTAGAGCTAAAGGCGTTGTCTTTGAAGCCGCCCCCCCGCCTAAATATGGCTGGTTAACCACTCTATTAGCCTGGGTTGTGCCTCCGATAATATTAGTGGCGGCGATGCAGTATTTTGTCTATCGCAATGATGATACTCGTCATTCTCTTCTGTTTAATAAAAATAAGGCCAAAGTTTATCTAGAGGGAGAAGCCGATCAAATTACTTTTGCTGATGTAGCAGGAGCAGAAGAGGCGAAAACTGAATTAGTAGAAATTGTCGAGTTTCTCAAAGATCCAGAACGTTTTAAGCGTATTGGGGCACGTATTCCTAAAGGAGTGCTATTAGTGGGACCACCGGGGACTGGTAAAACCTTATTAGCCAAAGCCGTAGCCGGAGAAGCCGGAGTCACCTTTTTTAGTATTTCTGCCTCAGAATTTGTAGAATTATTTGTCGGAACGGGTGCGGCGCGAGTCCGAGATTTATTTGAACAGGCTAAACAGCAAGCGCCCTGTATTATATTTATTGATGAATTAGATGCCATTGGAAAATCCCGCGCCAGTGGGGGGACAAGCAGTGGCGGTAATGATGAACGCGAACAAACCCTCAATCAGTTATTAACCGAAATGGATGGGTTTGGTGTGGGAGAGGCGACCGTCATTGTTTTAGCCGCTACCAACCGCCCAGAAACCCTAGATCCAGCCTTGTTACGTCCAGGCAGATTTGATCGTCAAGTCTTGGTAGATCGTCCGGATTTATCAGGACGCTTAGCCATTCTAGAAATTTATGCCCGCAAGATTCAGTTAGCCGAGGATGTGAATCTAAAAGCGATCGCCACTTCGACTCCCGGTTTTGCCGGTGCAGATTTAGCCAATTTAGTCAATGAGGCTGCCCTATTGGCTGCCCGTAGGCAACAGGAAAAAGTTTCTCAGCAAGATTTTAAAGAAGCCATCGAACGAGTCATCGCCGGATTAGAAAAGAAAAGTCGAGTTCTCAGCCAAGAAGAAAAAGAGATTGTGGCTTATCATGAAGTCGGTCATGCAATCGTGGGCGCTGTGATGCCTGGCGGCGGCAAAGTTGAGAAAATTTCCATCGTGCCTCGGGGGATGTCAGCTTTGGGTTATACCCTCAAACTTCCCACCGAAGACCGTTTTTTAATGACTGAAGAGGAATATCGCCAACAAATTGCCATGTTACTAGGTGGCCGGGCGGCAGAAGAAATCATCTTTGGCCATGTAACGAATGGTGCTTCTGATGATTTACGACGGGCGACTGAAATTGCTGAACGCATGGTAACCACTTATGGAATGAGTAAGGTACTGGGACCTTTAGCCTATGATAAGGGAAATTCCAGTAACTTTTTGAACTACGGCAATGGAAGTAACCGCCGTCCGGTTAGCGATGAAACCGCTAAAGCGATTGATGAAGAGGTCAAACAAATTGTCGAGGGCAGTTATCAGCAAGCGTTAATCATTTTAAACTATAATCGGAGTCTACTTAATCAGATTACTCAACAATTATTAGAAACTGAGGTCATCGAAGGAGAAGCACTTCACAATCTTTTAAATCAGGTTGCTTCTTTACAAGAATCTTTACAAAACTTTCAGACTCATTCCCCAACTGTTCAATCTTTTGTCTAA